One region of Candidatus Dormiibacterota bacterium genomic DNA includes:
- a CDS encoding NAD-dependent succinate-semialdehyde dehydrogenase, which produces MPTSTALSDREHAVVEAVPKGLYIGGRWRESSSGATFAVDDPSTGQPLCEVADGSPEDGMEALAAAAGAQAAWAAQPPRERGEILRRAYEMLVRRADDLALLMTLEMGKALAESRAEVLYAADFLRWFGEEAARIDGRWTMGPTGNGRILVMQQPVGPSVMVTPWNFPMAMGTRKIGPAVAAGCTMVVKPARLTPLSMLELARILEDAGLPPGVLNLVTTSSSGAVVSPLLRDPRTRKLSFTGSTEVGRRLAAEAADNVLRVSMELGGNAPFLVFDDADLDAALEGAMLAKMRNIGEACTAANRFHVAEGLAGEFARGLAERMGALRVGRGSDPQTQVGPLIEEAARRKVVELVDDAVHRGARVLTGGAPVDGPGWFYQPTVLVDVPRDARLLREEIFGPVAPITTFSTEEEAIAQANDTEFGLVAYAFTRDLARALRVVEALETGMVGLNQGVVSNAAAPFGGVKQSGFGREGGHEGIREYLEVKYVNLAG; this is translated from the coding sequence GTGCCCACCAGCACCGCGCTGAGCGACCGCGAGCACGCCGTCGTCGAGGCGGTTCCCAAGGGCCTGTACATCGGCGGCCGCTGGCGGGAGTCGTCGTCGGGGGCGACCTTCGCCGTCGACGACCCGTCCACCGGGCAGCCGCTCTGCGAGGTCGCCGACGGCAGCCCCGAGGACGGCATGGAGGCGCTGGCGGCGGCCGCCGGAGCCCAGGCGGCCTGGGCCGCGCAGCCGCCCCGCGAGCGCGGCGAGATCCTCCGCCGCGCCTACGAGATGCTGGTGCGGCGCGCCGACGACCTCGCCCTGCTCATGACCCTCGAGATGGGCAAGGCGCTCGCCGAGTCGAGGGCCGAGGTGCTCTACGCCGCCGACTTCCTGCGCTGGTTCGGCGAGGAGGCGGCGCGCATCGACGGGCGCTGGACGATGGGCCCCACCGGGAACGGGCGCATCCTGGTGATGCAGCAGCCGGTGGGCCCGAGCGTGATGGTGACGCCATGGAACTTCCCGATGGCGATGGGCACCCGCAAGATCGGGCCCGCGGTCGCCGCCGGCTGCACCATGGTGGTGAAGCCGGCCCGGCTGACCCCGCTGTCGATGCTCGAGCTCGCCCGCATCCTCGAGGATGCGGGCCTGCCGCCGGGGGTCCTCAACCTGGTCACCACCTCGAGCTCGGGCGCGGTGGTCTCGCCGCTGCTGAGGGACCCGCGCACCCGGAAGCTCTCCTTCACCGGCTCGACCGAGGTCGGCCGCCGGCTCGCCGCCGAGGCGGCGGACAACGTCCTCCGCGTCTCCATGGAGCTGGGCGGCAACGCCCCGTTCCTGGTCTTCGACGACGCCGACCTCGACGCCGCGCTCGAGGGCGCGATGCTCGCGAAGATGCGGAACATCGGCGAGGCCTGCACCGCTGCCAACCGGTTCCACGTCGCCGAGGGCCTCGCCGGCGAGTTCGCCCGGGGCCTCGCCGAGCGGATGGGGGCGCTCCGGGTGGGCCGGGGCAGCGACCCGCAGACCCAGGTCGGGCCCCTGATCGAGGAGGCTGCCCGGCGCAAGGTGGTCGAGCTCGTCGACGACGCCGTCCACCGCGGCGCCCGGGTGCTGACCGGCGGTGCCCCGGTCGACGGGCCGGGCTGGTTCTACCAGCCCACCGTGCTCGTCGACGTGCCCCGCGACGCCCGCCTGCTCCGCGAGGAGATCTTCGGGCCGGTGGCGCCGATCACCACGTTCAGCACCGAGGAGGAGGCGATCGCCCAGGCCAACGACACCGAGTTCGGCCTGGTGGCATACGCCTTCACCCGCGACCTGGCCCGGGCGCTCCGGGTGGTGGAGGCGCTGGAGACCGGGATGGTCGGCCTCAACCAGGGCGTGGTCTCCAACGCGGCCGCACCCTTCGGCGGGGTGAAGCAGTCGGGCTTCGGACGTGAGGGCGGCCACGAGGGCATTCGCGAGTACCTCGAGGTCAAGTACGTCAACCTCGCGGGGTGA
- a CDS encoding GNAT family N-acetyltransferase, with translation MSDAAGQRLAAHLRARLGAWPPPPGTVEVIGDRRREREQGGRWWMPALAIASPEGAVLSVPPAAAERLRDRRLDLESDELWREVAALTGEPDAVRRSGVFRWTGSPVPAPGLGVWLDPADPRVPPWLNAFDSEVLIALDENGAYLGGAGRKRHDPHGHEISVGVEAAARGRGLARALVSRLARRILDDGAVPTYIHDPQNGASCRVAEAAGFPDRGWRAMGLWTAGGSG, from the coding sequence GTGAGCGATGCCGCCGGCCAGCGCCTGGCCGCCCACCTGCGCGCCCGCCTCGGCGCCTGGCCGCCGCCGCCCGGCACGGTGGAGGTGATCGGAGACCGGCGGCGCGAGCGCGAGCAGGGCGGTCGCTGGTGGATGCCGGCCCTCGCCATCGCCTCCCCGGAGGGCGCGGTGCTGTCGGTGCCCCCGGCGGCGGCCGAGCGGCTCCGCGACCGGCGGCTCGACCTGGAATCCGACGAGCTCTGGCGGGAGGTGGCCGCGCTCACCGGCGAGCCCGACGCGGTGCGCCGCAGCGGCGTCTTCCGCTGGACCGGCAGCCCGGTCCCGGCCCCCGGGCTGGGGGTCTGGCTCGACCCCGCCGACCCCCGGGTGCCGCCCTGGCTCAACGCGTTCGACAGCGAGGTGCTGATCGCCCTCGACGAGAACGGCGCATATCTCGGCGGCGCCGGGCGCAAGCGCCACGATCCCCACGGCCACGAGATCAGCGTCGGCGTCGAGGCCGCGGCGCGCGGTCGCGGCCTGGCGCGGGCGCTGGTGTCGCGGCTGGCCCGCCGCATCCTCGACGACGGCGCCGTCCCGACCTACATCCACGACCCTCAGAATGGCGCCTCGTGCCGGGTGGCGGAGGCCGCCGGCTTCCCCGACCGGGGATGGCGCGCGATGGGTCTGTGGACGGCAGGAGGCAGCGGATGA
- a CDS encoding Type 1 glutamine amidotransferase-like domain-containing protein: MSTGTVVGPIALVGSGEFLPVMREVDAELLTGRPQRAVFLPTAAAPEGEERLRYWIDLGTSHYRGMGVEPVPLRVLSREDAGDPELAAQVEGAGLVYLSGGNPAYLVETLRDTLVWRAIRAAWEAGTALAGCSAGAIALSAVVPDPRSTEIGRIEPALGVVPQLAVIPHFDRFDRVLPNLAGRIRAEAPPGVTTVGVDEQTALVGGLEDWTVRGRQRLWIIGDGDERRSHRAGETLRFPLPSGPG; the protein is encoded by the coding sequence ATGAGCACGGGAACGGTGGTCGGGCCCATCGCCCTGGTGGGGAGCGGCGAGTTCCTGCCGGTGATGCGCGAGGTCGACGCCGAGCTGCTCACCGGCCGCCCCCAACGGGCCGTCTTCCTGCCCACCGCCGCCGCCCCGGAGGGGGAGGAGCGGCTCCGCTACTGGATCGACCTCGGCACCTCCCACTACCGCGGCATGGGGGTCGAGCCGGTGCCGCTGCGGGTGCTGAGCCGGGAGGACGCCGGCGATCCCGAGCTCGCCGCCCAGGTCGAGGGTGCGGGCCTGGTCTACCTCTCCGGCGGCAACCCCGCCTACCTGGTCGAAACCCTCCGCGACACCCTGGTCTGGCGTGCCATCCGCGCCGCCTGGGAGGCGGGGACGGCGCTGGCCGGCTGCTCGGCGGGGGCGATCGCCCTCTCCGCCGTCGTCCCCGACCCGCGCAGCACCGAGATCGGGCGGATCGAGCCCGCCCTCGGCGTGGTGCCCCAGCTGGCGGTGATCCCCCACTTCGACCGCTTCGACCGGGTGCTGCCGAACCTGGCGGGCCGGATCCGCGCCGAGGCCCCGCCCGGCGTGACCACGGTCGGCGTCGACGAGCAGACCGCGCTGGTCGGCGGCCTCGAGGACTGGACGGTGCGCGGCCGCCAGCGGCTGTGGATCATCGGCGACGGCGACGAGCGGCGGAGCCACCGCGCCGGCGAGACGCTGCGGTTCCCGCTGCCCTCCGGCCCCGGCTGA
- the glgX gene encoding glycogen debranching protein GlgX: MRSPRPGSHVPQGATWDGEGTNFSLFAEHADGVELVLLDREGRQERAFELSERTEFHWHGYVPGVGPGQRYGYRVRGPYRPAEGLRHNPRKLLLDPYAKEIGGDVRWGPEVYGHHVDGDRIDDDLPSQLDSAGCVPHSLVADELFPWGDDRPPLTPWAETVIYEVHVRGFTMLHPEIPRELRGTYMAMAHPAAIDHLLRLGVTAVELMPVHHFIDQRFLVERGLTNYWGYDSIGYLAPATRYSRAAGHRAQLREFKAMVRALHRAGLEVILDVVYNHTAEGDHLGPTLSLRGIDNPTYYRLDERNPRRYSDVTGTGNTLNARQPQTLRLIMDSLRYWVTEMHVDGFRFDLASALAREFYDVDRLSAFFDIIHQDPVLSQTKLIAEPWDVGEGGYQVGNFPVRWAEWNGKYRDTVRDFWRGQARGVSDLAYRLTGSSDLYQDDGRGPFASVNLVTAHDGFTLRDLVTHNQKHNQANGEDNRDGTDDNRSWNCGVEGETDDPAIVALRARQRRNLMATLMVSQGCPMLLHGDELGRTQRGNNNAYCQDNEISWIDWEHLDQTMLDFTRRVLALRHAQPVLRRRHFFQGQVGRGTRRKDIAWFGADGTEMDDEDWGDQRRQSLGMLLDGDLIPERDDRGERIRGDTLLVLLHAGGEDVGWRLPTGWGHRWEVLLDTARPEEAEGARELGAGAELEMPARSLVVLRRDGTHRRGSASAAAAPRGPQQQRAAEHEDDAEDQHVAAGRPGEVGGEEPAEEHVGVDVPGQPEA, encoded by the coding sequence GTGCGGTCGCCGCGGCCCGGGAGCCACGTCCCCCAGGGCGCGACCTGGGACGGCGAGGGCACCAACTTCTCGCTCTTCGCGGAGCACGCCGACGGCGTCGAGCTGGTGCTCCTCGACCGCGAGGGGCGGCAGGAGCGCGCCTTCGAGCTGTCCGAGCGCACCGAGTTCCACTGGCACGGTTACGTGCCCGGAGTGGGGCCGGGGCAGCGTTACGGCTACCGGGTGCGCGGCCCGTACCGCCCCGCAGAGGGGCTGCGCCACAACCCGCGCAAGCTGCTCCTCGACCCCTACGCCAAGGAGATCGGTGGCGACGTCCGGTGGGGCCCCGAGGTCTACGGCCACCACGTCGACGGCGACCGGATCGACGACGACCTCCCCAGCCAGCTCGACTCCGCGGGCTGCGTGCCCCACTCGCTGGTCGCCGACGAGCTCTTCCCCTGGGGCGACGACCGCCCCCCGCTGACCCCGTGGGCGGAGACCGTGATCTACGAGGTCCACGTCCGCGGCTTCACCATGCTCCATCCGGAGATCCCCAGGGAGCTGCGCGGGACCTACATGGCGATGGCCCATCCCGCCGCCATCGACCACCTCCTCCGGCTGGGGGTGACCGCGGTCGAGCTGATGCCCGTACACCACTTCATCGACCAGCGGTTCCTGGTCGAGCGGGGCCTCACCAACTACTGGGGCTACGACAGCATCGGCTACCTCGCGCCCGCGACCCGGTACTCGCGGGCCGCCGGCCACCGCGCCCAGCTGCGCGAGTTCAAGGCGATGGTGCGCGCCCTCCACCGCGCCGGGCTCGAGGTGATCCTCGACGTGGTCTACAACCACACCGCCGAGGGCGACCACCTCGGCCCCACGCTGAGCCTGCGGGGCATCGACAACCCCACCTACTACCGCCTCGACGAGCGGAACCCGCGCCGCTACAGCGACGTCACCGGCACCGGCAACACCCTCAACGCGCGCCAGCCCCAGACGCTGCGGCTGATCATGGACTCGCTGCGCTACTGGGTGACCGAGATGCACGTCGACGGCTTCCGCTTCGACCTCGCCTCGGCGCTGGCGCGGGAGTTCTACGACGTCGACCGGCTCTCGGCGTTCTTCGACATCATCCACCAGGACCCGGTGCTGTCCCAGACCAAGCTGATCGCCGAGCCCTGGGACGTCGGCGAGGGCGGCTACCAGGTGGGCAACTTCCCGGTGCGCTGGGCGGAGTGGAACGGGAAGTACCGCGACACCGTGCGCGACTTCTGGCGCGGGCAGGCCCGGGGGGTGAGCGACCTCGCCTACCGGCTCACCGGTTCCAGCGACCTCTACCAGGACGACGGCCGCGGCCCCTTCGCCTCGGTCAACCTGGTCACCGCCCACGACGGCTTCACCCTCCGCGACCTGGTCACCCACAACCAGAAGCACAACCAGGCGAACGGCGAGGACAACCGCGACGGCACCGACGACAACCGCAGCTGGAACTGCGGGGTCGAGGGCGAGACCGACGACCCCGCGATCGTCGCGCTGCGTGCCCGCCAGCGCCGCAACCTCATGGCCACGCTGATGGTGTCGCAGGGCTGCCCGATGCTGCTCCACGGCGACGAGCTGGGGCGCACCCAACGCGGCAACAACAACGCCTACTGCCAGGACAACGAGATCTCGTGGATCGACTGGGAGCACCTGGACCAGACGATGCTCGACTTCACCCGCCGGGTGCTCGCGTTGCGCCACGCCCAGCCGGTGCTGCGCCGCCGCCACTTCTTCCAGGGGCAGGTGGGCCGCGGCACCCGCCGCAAGGACATCGCCTGGTTCGGCGCCGACGGCACCGAGATGGACGATGAGGACTGGGGGGACCAGCGGCGCCAGTCGCTCGGGATGCTGCTCGACGGCGACCTCATCCCCGAGCGCGACGACCGCGGTGAGCGGATCCGCGGCGACACCCTGCTGGTGCTGCTCCACGCCGGCGGCGAGGACGTCGGCTGGCGCCTGCCCACCGGCTGGGGTCACCGCTGGGAGGTGCTGCTCGACACCGCCCGGCCCGAGGAGGCGGAGGGAGCCCGGGAGCTGGGTGCCGGAGCCGAGCTGGAGATGCCGGCGAGGTCACTGGTGGTGCTGCGTCGCGACGGCACCCACCGGCGCGGGTCAGCCTCCGCCGCGGCGGCGCCCCGCGGGCCGCAGCAGCAGCGTGCCGCCGAGCATGAGGACGATGCCGAGGACCAGCACGTCGCCGCCGGTCGCCCCGGCGAGGTCGGAGGAGAAGAGCCCGCCGAGGAGCACGTGGGGGTCGACGTGCCCGGCCAGCCCGAGGCCTAG
- a CDS encoding prolyl oligopeptidase family serine peptidase — protein sequence MTLRPRLGAALAALLAAAPAAACSGSSTPLAGGGAATRPAAARPVATPSPTPALPAYAIESLRARGYGGGRLVVGERLGGTATYTVHRVTWPSQGGTMTGLADIPAGTGPFPVAIVNHGYIPAAQYRTGQDSTRYAGAFAAERILTVAPDDPGYAGSSPPEPDLVPIEAAAVAVMDLIGSLSTLPQADTRRIAVAGHSNGGGVAELVMVVDPRVRAIVLYAPVSTDMADNARKWWTGHPGGTGPLGTPDADPVGYARISPRTHLRADGPPVLILQGTDDEDIPAEWTAATVAALQARGVRSRFVSFPGARHILTGADLVRANGLAVEWMLGAS from the coding sequence ATGACCCTCCGCCCGCGGCTCGGCGCCGCCCTCGCCGCCCTGCTCGCGGCCGCGCCGGCCGCCGCCTGCTCCGGCTCCTCCACCCCGCTCGCGGGCGGCGGCGCGGCGACGAGGCCGGCCGCCGCCCGGCCGGTCGCGACCCCCTCCCCCACTCCGGCGCTCCCCGCCTACGCCATCGAGTCGCTGCGGGCGCGCGGCTACGGCGGCGGCCGGCTGGTGGTCGGCGAGCGGCTCGGCGGCACCGCCACGTACACCGTCCACCGGGTCACCTGGCCCAGCCAGGGCGGCACCATGACCGGTCTCGCCGACATCCCGGCGGGGACGGGCCCGTTCCCGGTGGCGATCGTCAACCACGGCTACATCCCGGCGGCGCAGTACCGCACCGGCCAGGACAGCACCAGGTACGCCGGCGCCTTCGCCGCCGAGCGCATCCTGACGGTGGCGCCCGACGACCCCGGGTACGCGGGATCCAGCCCACCCGAGCCCGACCTGGTGCCGATCGAGGCGGCGGCGGTGGCGGTGATGGACCTGATCGGTTCGCTGTCCACCCTGCCCCAGGCGGACACCCGGCGGATCGCCGTCGCCGGCCACAGCAACGGCGGCGGGGTCGCGGAGCTGGTGATGGTCGTCGACCCGCGGGTCCGCGCGATCGTCCTCTACGCACCGGTCAGCACCGACATGGCCGACAACGCGCGGAAGTGGTGGACCGGCCATCCCGGCGGCACCGGTCCGCTCGGCACCCCGGATGCCGATCCGGTCGGGTATGCCCGGATCTCGCCGCGCACCCATCTCCGCGCCGACGGCCCGCCGGTGCTCATCCTCCAGGGCACCGACGACGAGGACATCCCCGCGGAGTGGACCGCGGCGACGGTGGCGGCCCTCCAGGCCCGGGGTGTCCGCAGCCGCTTCGTCAGCTTCCCCGGGGCGCGTCACATCCTCACCGGCGCCGACCTGGTGCGGGCCAACGGCCTCGCCGTCGAGTGGATGCTCGGCGCCTCATAA
- a CDS encoding aldo/keto reductase gives MQRRPLGDSGLDVPAVGMGTWRTFDVRTTAEVAARAEVLGEAIDAGATLVDTSPMYGAAERVLGGLLAGRRDAVLVATKVWTPDPAEGELQVQRALGWFEGRVDIYQVHNLVSWEAHLDTLERERERGTVRVVGATHWSPSAFPELETVMRTGRIGSIQVPYNPVEREVERRILPLAAELGIGVLVMRPFAEGALMRRPPPASALEPLRRFGVSTWGQALLKWILSDGRCHAALPATSRPGRMRENAAAGDPPWFGPQERALVERLARD, from the coding sequence GTGCAGCGGCGCCCGCTCGGCGACTCCGGACTTGACGTGCCCGCGGTGGGCATGGGCACCTGGCGCACCTTCGACGTGCGCACCACGGCCGAGGTGGCGGCTCGCGCCGAGGTGCTCGGCGAGGCGATCGACGCCGGCGCGACCCTGGTCGACACCTCGCCGATGTACGGCGCGGCTGAGCGGGTGCTCGGCGGGCTGCTCGCCGGCCGGCGCGACGCCGTGCTGGTCGCCACCAAGGTGTGGACGCCCGACCCGGCCGAGGGCGAGCTGCAGGTCCAGCGCGCGCTGGGCTGGTTCGAGGGCAGGGTCGACATCTACCAGGTGCACAACCTGGTGTCCTGGGAGGCGCATCTCGACACCCTCGAGCGGGAGCGCGAGCGCGGCACGGTGCGCGTGGTCGGCGCCACCCACTGGAGCCCGAGCGCGTTCCCCGAGCTGGAGACGGTGATGCGCACCGGTCGCATCGGCAGCATCCAGGTGCCCTACAACCCGGTCGAGCGCGAGGTCGAGCGCCGCATCCTCCCGCTGGCCGCCGAGCTGGGCATCGGCGTGCTGGTGATGCGGCCGTTCGCCGAGGGCGCGCTGATGCGGCGGCCGCCTCCGGCGAGCGCGCTGGAACCGCTGCGGCGCTTCGGGGTGAGCACCTGGGGACAGGCGCTGCTGAAGTGGATCCTCAGCGACGGCCGCTGCCACGCCGCCCTCCCCGCCACCTCGCGTCCGGGGCGGATGCGCGAGAACGCGGCCGCCGGCGACCCACCCTGGTTCGGGCCCCAGGAGCGCGCCCTGGTGGAGCGTCTCGCCCGCGACTGA
- a CDS encoding alkaline phosphatase family protein codes for MTPTRCTGPRRGRRRTGLGLLLAGTLAAGAGASLGTPARAASGDARSVPTQTPIKHVIVVIGENRTYDNVFATWTPPVGQHARTLLSQGIVTAGGGCGPEAERSVQRQASDVDVYRLTPPRTVAYPALPRPNTTTAKGLPPNVPDTRFPATLPNCPYRITRYVPYPSYTGDPIHRFYQMWQQVDGGRNDLWVWTANTAGFDNGATPPDPIHQGGLQMGYYSMSDGDAPVLRFLADHYASSDNYHQAVMGGTGANHISLGTGDAAFHQDAAGHPTKPPQNQVENPNPKPGTNNNFTQDGYRGGSYSNCSDRSQPGVGAIRSFLDEHHPFRGGDCADGAYYLLNNYDPGYLADGTPAPLGSDHFTVPPQRFRTVGDALAARGIPWGYYGVGWNHGRPTAEYCGICDPMQYATSIMTSPTQRANLHGYDDFTAAVAAGSLPAVSFVKPGDNDGHPGYSTLALFEDFTKDVVKRVMAQPKLFADTAILVTFDEGGGYYDSGYIQPVTFFGDGPRVPMLAISPYARPGAVDHTYADHVSVLKFIERNWRLSPLSERSTDNLPNPEAGGDDPYVPGNGPAIGDLMGLFDFGHRRDTSPALP; via the coding sequence ATGACGCCGACGCGCTGCACTGGTCCCCGGCGGGGACGCCGCCGGACCGGCCTGGGGCTGCTGCTCGCGGGGACGCTCGCCGCGGGCGCCGGGGCCAGCCTCGGCACCCCCGCCCGGGCGGCCTCCGGGGACGCCCGATCGGTCCCCACCCAGACCCCGATCAAGCACGTGATCGTGGTCATCGGCGAGAACCGCACCTACGACAACGTCTTCGCCACCTGGACACCGCCGGTCGGCCAGCACGCCCGCACCCTGCTCTCCCAGGGGATCGTCACCGCCGGCGGCGGCTGCGGTCCCGAGGCGGAGCGCTCGGTGCAACGCCAGGCCTCCGACGTCGACGTCTACCGGCTGACGCCGCCGCGGACGGTGGCGTACCCGGCGCTGCCCCGGCCCAACACCACCACCGCCAAGGGGCTGCCCCCGAACGTCCCCGACACCCGGTTCCCCGCCACCCTGCCCAACTGCCCGTACCGGATCACCAGGTACGTCCCCTACCCGTCGTACACGGGCGACCCCATCCACCGCTTCTACCAGATGTGGCAGCAGGTGGACGGCGGCCGCAACGACCTCTGGGTGTGGACCGCGAACACCGCGGGGTTCGACAACGGCGCGACGCCGCCCGACCCGATCCACCAGGGCGGCCTGCAGATGGGCTACTACAGCATGAGCGACGGTGACGCGCCGGTGCTGCGCTTCCTCGCCGACCACTACGCCAGCTCCGACAACTATCACCAGGCGGTGATGGGAGGCACCGGCGCCAATCACATCAGCCTCGGCACCGGCGACGCCGCCTTCCACCAGGACGCCGCCGGCCACCCGACCAAGCCGCCGCAGAACCAGGTCGAGAACCCCAACCCCAAGCCGGGCACGAACAACAACTTCACCCAGGACGGCTACAGGGGAGGCAGCTACTCGAACTGCTCTGACCGCTCGCAGCCGGGCGTGGGTGCGATCCGCTCCTTCCTGGACGAGCACCACCCCTTCCGCGGCGGCGACTGCGCCGACGGCGCCTACTACCTGCTCAACAACTACGATCCCGGCTACCTCGCCGACGGCACCCCGGCGCCGCTGGGTTCCGACCACTTCACCGTCCCGCCGCAGCGGTTCCGCACCGTCGGCGACGCGCTGGCGGCGCGGGGCATCCCGTGGGGCTACTACGGGGTGGGCTGGAACCACGGCAGGCCGACCGCCGAGTACTGCGGCATCTGCGACCCGATGCAGTACGCCACCTCGATCATGACCAGCCCGACGCAGCGCGCCAACCTCCACGGCTACGACGACTTCACCGCCGCGGTCGCCGCCGGCAGCCTGCCGGCGGTCTCCTTCGTGAAGCCCGGCGACAACGACGGCCACCCCGGCTACTCCACCCTGGCGCTGTTCGAGGACTTCACCAAGGACGTGGTGAAGCGGGTGATGGCGCAGCCGAAGCTCTTCGCCGACACCGCGATCCTGGTCACCTTCGACGAGGGCGGCGGCTACTACGACTCGGGGTACATCCAGCCGGTGACCTTCTTCGGGGACGGCCCCCGGGTGCCGATGCTCGCGATCTCGCCGTACGCCCGGCCGGGGGCGGTCGACCACACCTACGCCGACCACGTCTCGGTGCTCAAGTTCATCGAGCGCAACTGGCGGCTCTCGCCGCTCTCCGAGCGAAGCACCGACAACCTGCCCAACCCGGAGGCCGGGGGCGACGATCCCTACGTGCCCGGCAACGGCCCGGCGATCGGCGACCTGATGGGCCTGTTCGACTTCGGCCACCGCCGGGACACGTCACCCGCGCTGCCCTGA
- a CDS encoding 4'-phosphopantetheinyl transferase superfamily protein, translating into MIDVAVARIEVHLVHLDSVPDGGRRSGLGHDDLRRAARITLPAERDAFLAAHRALRRLLAERVGGAPESIPITTAAGGKPVLAGPGPAFSLSRRGRWCAVALSDDCPVGVDVEPLRPLTDAGLGVADLLPAGARAAVDAAPAAERAAVLLRWWTRVEAAVKACGAGLDDAAASLERAPQMLCGTVTGVALSAAGLTLGPLAVDWQLHG; encoded by the coding sequence ATGATCGACGTCGCGGTGGCGCGGATCGAGGTGCACCTCGTGCACCTCGACTCCGTCCCGGACGGCGGCCGGCGGTCGGGGCTGGGGCACGACGATCTGCGCCGTGCCGCCCGCATCACCCTGCCGGCCGAGCGTGACGCCTTCCTCGCCGCCCACCGGGCGCTGCGCCGGCTGCTCGCCGAGCGCGTCGGCGGTGCGCCCGAGTCGATCCCGATCACCACCGCCGCCGGCGGGAAGCCCGTGCTCGCCGGGCCCGGCCCCGCCTTCAGCCTGTCACGGCGCGGCCGCTGGTGCGCGGTCGCCCTCTCCGACGACTGCCCCGTGGGGGTCGACGTCGAGCCGCTGCGGCCGCTCACCGACGCCGGGCTGGGGGTCGCCGACCTGCTGCCCGCCGGGGCGCGGGCGGCGGTCGATGCCGCGCCGGCGGCCGAGCGGGCGGCGGTGCTGCTGCGCTGGTGGACCCGGGTGGAGGCGGCGGTGAAGGCCTGTGGCGCCGGGCTCGACGACGCCGCCGCCAGCCTCGAGCGTGCGCCTCAGATGCTCTGCGGCACCGTGACCGGGGTGGCCCTGTCGGCCGCCGGCCTCACCCTGGGCCCGCTCGCCGTGGACTGGCAGCTCCACGGGTAG